In Actinoplanes derwentensis, the following proteins share a genomic window:
- a CDS encoding serine/threonine protein kinase, producing the protein MSMPLRAGDPTELGRYELVGRLGEGGMGTVYLGRGPDGRLVAIKMVRSEFAHETEFRGRFRSEVNRAKQVPPFSTAEVLDADPDHEPPYLVVEYVDGPSLAAEVKEKGPLPGAALHGVAVGIATALTAIHGAGVIHRDLKPGNVLFARGGIKVIDFGIARAFEATSQHTRTDQMVGTVAYMAPERYDPVGGRPVTAAADIFAWGAVVAFAATGRTPFAGESAAATAMRILTQEPDLAGVPESLAGVVAWALAKEPDDRPTARELLDLLLAGATQRPAVAAAPVERVVIDPVEPVVAAKPRFGRTAVLLATMVAVVAAAGAGTAIRLLPHGAEQAAGTGPSAGASPAIPVVTQSLTVEQKTQAILRGRHKTLIHVAEIDRDLAMESHYTELLAGDGTGPKSEFAVIPVGVEFMIRYLSDPDTTEPCLGIRFNPAGSATVVTAECSPTDATLFRASSTGQHDDQGRPTYTISNESFGVLQWSEDTRTFFVEVTPDAPPLTSFSFVDRGPLPSPSPGG; encoded by the coding sequence ATGAGTATGCCGCTGCGCGCGGGCGATCCGACCGAACTGGGCCGCTATGAGCTGGTCGGACGGCTCGGCGAGGGCGGCATGGGCACCGTCTATCTGGGACGGGGGCCGGACGGGCGGCTGGTCGCGATCAAGATGGTGCGCAGCGAGTTCGCGCATGAGACCGAGTTCCGGGGCCGGTTCCGCAGTGAGGTGAACCGGGCGAAACAGGTGCCGCCGTTCTCGACGGCCGAGGTGCTGGACGCCGATCCGGATCATGAGCCGCCGTACCTGGTGGTCGAGTACGTGGACGGGCCCAGCCTGGCCGCCGAGGTGAAGGAGAAGGGCCCACTGCCGGGGGCCGCACTGCACGGGGTGGCGGTGGGGATCGCCACGGCGCTGACCGCGATCCACGGCGCGGGCGTGATCCACCGGGATCTGAAACCGGGCAACGTGCTGTTCGCGCGCGGCGGCATCAAGGTGATCGACTTCGGGATCGCGCGGGCGTTCGAGGCGACGAGCCAGCACACCCGTACCGATCAGATGGTCGGGACCGTCGCCTACATGGCGCCGGAACGCTACGACCCGGTGGGCGGGCGGCCGGTGACGGCGGCGGCCGACATCTTCGCCTGGGGTGCGGTGGTGGCGTTCGCGGCGACCGGGCGGACCCCGTTCGCGGGCGAGTCGGCGGCGGCCACCGCGATGCGGATCCTCACCCAGGAACCCGACCTGGCCGGGGTGCCGGAATCCCTCGCCGGTGTGGTCGCGTGGGCGCTGGCCAAGGAGCCGGACGACCGTCCGACTGCCCGTGAGCTGCTGGATCTGCTGCTGGCCGGGGCCACCCAGCGCCCAGCCGTGGCCGCTGCCCCGGTGGAGCGGGTGGTGATTGATCCGGTGGAGCCGGTGGTCGCTGCCAAACCCCGATTCGGCCGTACGGCGGTGCTGCTCGCCACGATGGTCGCCGTGGTGGCCGCGGCCGGCGCGGGAACCGCGATCCGGCTGCTGCCGCACGGCGCCGAGCAGGCCGCGGGCACCGGGCCGTCGGCGGGCGCGTCCCCGGCGATCCCGGTGGTGACGCAGTCGCTGACCGTCGAGCAGAAGACCCAGGCGATCCTGCGCGGCAGGCACAAGACGCTGATCCACGTCGCCGAGATCGACCGTGACCTGGCGATGGAGTCGCACTACACCGAGTTGCTGGCGGGCGACGGCACCGGGCCGAAGTCGGAGTTCGCGGTGATCCCGGTCGGTGTCGAGTTCATGATCCGGTACCTGAGCGATCCGGACACCACGGAGCCCTGCCTCGGGATCCGGTTCAACCCGGCCGGGTCGGCCACGGTCGTGACCGCCGAGTGTTCACCCACCGACGCCACCCTGTTCCGGGCATCGTCGACCGGGCAGCACGACGATCAGGGCCGGCCGACCTACACGATCAGCAACGAGTCCTTCGGCGTCCTGCAGTGGAGCGAGGACACGAGGACCTTCTTCGTCGAGGTGACCCCCGACGCACCGCCGCTGACCTCGTTCAGTTTCGTCGACCGCGGCCCTCTGCCGTCACCGTCACCGGGCGGCTAG
- a CDS encoding AEC family transporter codes for MGAVLSGFTTIWLISALGYVLARARVLGDDAPRVLGRLVFSVATPALLFVTLSRTSLDRILTGSLVAFVASTVLVAVVYALVAKLLWKRDTARATIGALGASYVNAGNLGLAIAAYVLGDVSLVVPVLLFQVLLYAPVALTVLDLASGQGRPSPKQLALLPARNPLMIASAAGIAVAVSGWTPPALLLEPFALVGAAAVPAALLAFGMSLPGARPLRAGPESPDRYLAVTLKIVVQPLLAYTIGKFVLGLTEEQIFAAVITSALPTAQNVFVFALRYRQSETLARDVIVLSTLASALVMIIAAVFLT; via the coding sequence ATGGGTGCGGTTCTGAGCGGTTTCACCACCATCTGGCTGATCTCCGCGCTGGGGTACGTGCTGGCGCGGGCCCGGGTGCTCGGCGACGACGCCCCGCGGGTGCTCGGGCGGCTGGTGTTCTCGGTGGCGACTCCGGCGCTGTTGTTCGTGACGTTGAGCCGGACCAGTCTGGACCGGATCCTGACCGGGTCACTTGTCGCGTTCGTGGCGTCGACGGTGCTGGTGGCGGTGGTGTACGCGCTGGTCGCGAAGCTTTTGTGGAAGCGGGACACGGCGCGGGCGACGATCGGGGCGCTGGGTGCGTCGTACGTCAATGCCGGGAATCTGGGTCTGGCCATCGCGGCGTACGTGCTCGGTGACGTCTCCCTGGTGGTGCCGGTGCTGCTGTTCCAGGTGCTGCTGTACGCGCCGGTCGCGCTGACCGTTCTGGATCTGGCCAGCGGGCAGGGGCGGCCGTCGCCGAAGCAGCTGGCGCTGTTGCCGGCCCGGAACCCGCTGATGATCGCCTCAGCGGCCGGGATCGCGGTGGCGGTGTCCGGGTGGACTCCCCCGGCGCTGCTGCTGGAGCCGTTCGCGCTGGTGGGGGCGGCCGCGGTGCCTGCCGCGCTGCTGGCTTTCGGGATGTCGCTGCCGGGTGCGCGGCCGTTGCGGGCGGGGCCGGAGTCGCCGGATCGGTACCTCGCGGTGACACTGAAGATCGTGGTTCAGCCTTTGCTGGCGTACACCATCGGGAAGTTCGTCCTGGGTCTGACCGAAGAACAGATCTTCGCCGCGGTGATCACGTCGGCTCTGCCGACGGCCCAGAACGTGTTCGTGTTCGCGTTGCGCTACCGCCAGTCGGAGACCCTCGCCCGGGACGTGATCGTGCTGTCCACGCTCGCCTCCGCGCTCGTCATGATCATCGCTGCGGTCTTTCTCACTTGA
- a CDS encoding family 43 glycosylhydrolase encodes MPFSRRRKLTAQAAAVVLTAGLATVALAQPAHAAEILTGNRSLQSVNVPGSYLRHSDYLGGIAAVSATSSAQARSDATFTVTPGLAGGTGCVSFQAANGMWLRHRDYRIRLETNAGTAVFLADATFCVRDGSAAGSVRLESFNYPGRFIRHRDNNLWVDPSTTNAGTFAADSSFLVTAPWMAGRRSPVIKGLYGDPNIAWFAGRYYLYPTTDGYNGWSGSRFKAFSSTDLVNWTDHGTILDLGPQISWADDRAWAPTIAYRDGRYYFYFSGATNIGVATSAGPTGPFTDPLGRPLIPAGFRSGQMIDPHAFTDTDGQSYLYWGNGSSYAVRLNADMISFDASQVSTFSLPNFREAPFVFKRNGTYYLTYSVDDTGSENYHVEYATGTSPLGPWTHRGTILAKNLSLGIKGPAHQSVVKAPDSDTWYIVYHRFAIPAGNGTNREVTIDPLRFNTDGTIQPVVPTL; translated from the coding sequence TTGCCCTTCTCCCGTCGCCGGAAACTGACCGCTCAGGCCGCCGCCGTCGTCCTCACCGCGGGTCTGGCCACTGTCGCTCTCGCACAGCCCGCCCACGCGGCGGAGATCCTGACCGGCAACCGGTCGTTGCAGTCGGTCAACGTGCCCGGCTCCTACCTGCGGCACTCCGACTACCTGGGCGGCATCGCCGCGGTCAGCGCCACCAGTTCCGCACAGGCCCGCAGCGACGCGACCTTCACCGTGACACCGGGCCTCGCCGGTGGCACCGGATGCGTGTCGTTCCAGGCCGCCAACGGCATGTGGTTGCGCCACCGCGACTACCGGATCCGGCTGGAGACCAACGCCGGGACCGCGGTGTTCCTCGCCGACGCCACCTTCTGCGTCCGCGACGGCTCGGCCGCCGGGTCGGTGCGGCTGGAATCGTTCAACTATCCGGGGCGCTTCATCCGGCACCGCGACAACAACCTGTGGGTCGACCCGTCGACGACCAACGCCGGCACCTTCGCCGCGGACAGTTCGTTCCTGGTCACCGCGCCATGGATGGCCGGCCGCCGCAGCCCGGTGATCAAAGGCCTCTACGGCGACCCGAACATCGCCTGGTTCGCAGGCCGCTACTACCTCTACCCGACCACCGACGGATACAACGGCTGGAGCGGTTCCCGGTTCAAGGCGTTCTCCTCCACCGACCTGGTGAACTGGACCGACCACGGCACGATCCTCGACCTGGGACCGCAGATCAGCTGGGCCGACGACCGGGCGTGGGCACCGACCATCGCCTACCGGGACGGCCGCTACTACTTCTACTTCAGTGGGGCCACCAACATCGGCGTCGCCACCTCGGCCGGCCCGACCGGCCCGTTCACCGACCCGCTCGGCCGGCCGCTGATCCCCGCCGGTTTCCGCAGCGGCCAGATGATCGACCCGCACGCCTTCACCGACACCGACGGCCAGTCCTACCTGTACTGGGGCAACGGCTCGTCCTACGCGGTCCGTCTGAACGCCGACATGATCTCCTTCGACGCTTCTCAGGTCAGCACGTTCAGCCTGCCGAACTTCCGCGAGGCGCCGTTCGTGTTCAAGCGCAACGGCACGTACTACCTGACCTACTCCGTCGACGACACCGGCTCGGAGAACTACCACGTCGAATACGCCACCGGGACCTCGCCGCTCGGGCCCTGGACCCACCGCGGCACCATCCTGGCGAAGAACCTGAGCCTCGGCATCAAGGGACCGGCACACCAGTCGGTGGTGAAGGCCCCGGACAGCGACACCTGGTACATCGTCTACCACCGGTTCGCGATCCCGGCCGGCAACGGCACCAACCGTGAGGTCACCATCGACCCGCTGCGCTTCAACACCGACGGCACCATCCAGCCGGTCGTCCCCACCCTGTGA
- a CDS encoding PP2C family protein-serine/threonine phosphatase: protein MLVSLEAVRRLMDLRRSGRVEDLPAVLTATAPLLDAQSAIVLLADYGQESLHPLRTAHDTTTALPVETTLAGRAFTTSEHQWLDTDNGGALWLPLLHGAERLGVLELRAKVQPPTSALRDLEMFAALVAELIASRRFYGDTVEHTRRRMPMQLAAEIIWNQLPPLTYAVDGTVVAAVLEPCYDVGGDAFDYAANAHVLHVALFDTVGHGITASALTTLTLNTYRNARRSGLSLSDTCRSIDKWVRAQYPGAFVTALLAELDMTSGRYRRISAGHPAEIFLRDGRALPSLPTPNALPLGLGHMIARPPQVVEEQLEPGDTLVLYTDGITEARDAAGVLFGVDKLSEFLLTTLGQGTGGPETMRRLVRTIVTYENGELRDDATAAMLQWRPAEH from the coding sequence CTCATGGACCTGAGGCGCAGCGGCCGGGTCGAGGACCTGCCCGCTGTCCTCACCGCCACCGCGCCGCTACTGGACGCGCAGAGTGCCATCGTGCTGCTCGCCGACTACGGACAGGAGTCGCTGCACCCGCTGCGGACCGCCCACGACACGACGACGGCGCTGCCCGTCGAGACCACCCTCGCCGGTCGCGCCTTCACCACGTCCGAGCACCAGTGGCTCGACACCGACAACGGCGGGGCGCTCTGGTTGCCGCTGCTGCACGGCGCCGAGCGGCTCGGTGTCCTGGAACTGCGCGCCAAGGTTCAGCCGCCCACCTCCGCGCTGCGCGACCTGGAGATGTTCGCGGCGCTGGTGGCCGAGTTGATCGCCAGCCGGCGCTTCTACGGCGACACCGTCGAGCACACCCGGCGGCGGATGCCGATGCAGCTGGCCGCGGAGATCATCTGGAATCAGCTGCCGCCACTGACCTACGCGGTCGACGGCACCGTGGTCGCGGCGGTGCTGGAACCCTGTTACGACGTCGGCGGCGACGCGTTCGACTACGCGGCCAACGCCCACGTCCTGCATGTGGCGCTCTTCGACACGGTCGGGCACGGGATCACCGCCAGCGCGCTGACCACCCTGACCCTCAACACGTACCGGAACGCCCGCCGGTCCGGGTTGTCGCTGTCCGACACGTGCCGGTCGATCGACAAATGGGTCCGGGCCCAGTACCCGGGTGCTTTCGTCACCGCCCTGCTGGCCGAACTCGACATGACCAGCGGGCGGTACCGCCGGATCAGCGCCGGGCACCCGGCCGAGATCTTCCTGCGCGACGGCCGGGCGCTGCCGTCACTACCGACCCCCAACGCGCTGCCGCTCGGGCTCGGGCACATGATCGCCCGGCCGCCGCAGGTCGTCGAGGAACAGCTCGAACCCGGCGACACGCTGGTCCTCTACACCGACGGCATCACCGAGGCCCGGGACGCCGCCGGTGTGCTGTTCGGCGTCGACAAGCTGAGCGAGTTCCTGCTGACCACTCTCGGACAGGGCACTGGCGGGCCGGAGACGATGCGCCGCCTGGTCCGCACCATCGTCACCTACGAGAACGGCGAACTCCGCGACGACGCCACCGCCGCGATGCTCCAATGGCGGCCCGCGGAGCACTGA